One stretch of Arachis duranensis cultivar V14167 chromosome 1, aradu.V14167.gnm2.J7QH, whole genome shotgun sequence DNA includes these proteins:
- the LOC107461868 gene encoding uncharacterized protein LOC107461868 isoform X1 has protein sequence MSWLFKSNPPDPEIHSHGGSASAVKDDISLIFRGVANFLAPPPSSSSSSSAADSSSSPPSQALTGIRNDLEEISGSFKNSLSLLSSNRAVTGISKLASQLLQLEPDHKQQGDDGGDGDAVPGTTEEVVRFVKEISTRPDCWTEFPLPFHHADFSMSNSQREHALAIEQLVPEFVALRVNLCSYMNVEKFWMIYFLLILPRLNQHDFELLSTPKIVEARDVLLLKLEEKKDSEAGVCEKQRTASDTNEDGRDGIVRETISSEPSEIVTEFTNAEKVLEVDEISSTTENWLEDKDIDVTSLASSHAKLQHEEDVSFSDLDDDKSYSSDRISGHREAQDRRGSSPDGSSDWVQLHEGSSRGGGWHKAIHSKGKDSEDESNDWLTVDEFN, from the exons atgtcTTGGTTGTTCAAGTCCAATCCACCTGATCCTGAAATTCACAGCCACGGCGGAAGCGCCTCCGCCGTCAAGGACGATATCTCCCTTATTTTTCGCGGCGTTGCTAACTTCCTTGCTCCACCGCcgtcttcctcttcctcctcttccgcCGCTGATTCCTCGTCTTCGCCACCGTCGCAGGCTCTCACCGGAATCCGGAACGACCTGGAGGAGATCAGCGGTAGCTTCAAGAACTCTCTATCGCTTCTCTCGTCCAACAGAGCCGTCACGGGGATCTCCAAACTCGCCTCTCAGCTGTTGCAGCTGGAGCCCGACCACAAACAACAAGGTGACGATGGCGGCGACGGCGATGCGGTGCCTGGTACGACGGAGGAGGTTGTTCGTTTCGTCAAGGAAATTTCCACGCGACCTGATTGTTGGACTGAATTCCCCTTGCCATTCCATCACG CAGATTTCAGCATGTCCAATTCTCAGAGAGAACATGCTTTGGCTATAGAACAGTTGGTGCCTGAATTTGTTGCACTTAGAGTGAACCTCTGCAGTTACATGAATGTGGAAAAGTTTTGGATGatctattttttgttaatactTCCGAGATTAAACCAGCATGATTTTGAGCTCCTATCAACCCCCAAG ATTGTTGAAGCAAGAGATGTCCTATTGCTGAAACTTGAAGAGAAGAAAGATTCGGAGGCTGGAGTGTGTGAAAAACAAAGGACTGCATCAGATACAAATGAAGATGGTAGGGATGGCATTGTAAGAGAGACTATTTCATCTGAGCCAAGTGAGATAGTGACCGAGTTTACAAATGCAGAAAAGGTTTTAGAAGTTGATGAGATCAGTAGTACTACTGAAAACTGGTTGGAAGACAAAGACATCGATGTTACTTCGTTGGCTTCTTCTCATGCAAAACTTCAACATGAAGAAGATGTCTCGTTCAGTGACCTAGACGATGATAAAAGTTATAGCTCTGATAGAATATCAGGGCATAGGGAGGCACAAGATAGAAGGGGTTCATCCCCTGATGGTTCAAGTGACTGGGTTCAGCTGCATGAAGGTTCTTCGAGAGGTGGTGGCTGGCACAAGGCCATTCATTCAAAAGGTAAGGATTCGGAAGATGAATCAAATGATTGGCTCACCGTTGATGAGTTCAATTAG
- the LOC107461868 gene encoding uncharacterized protein LOC107461868 isoform X2 yields the protein MSWLFKSNPPDPEIHSHGGSASAVKDDISLIFRGVANFLAPPPSSSSSSSAADSSSSPPSQALTGIRNDLEEISGSFKNSLSLLSSNRAVTGISKLASQLLQLEPDHKQQGDDGGDGDAVPGTTEEVVRFVKEISTRPDCWTEFPLPFHHDFSMSNSQREHALAIEQLVPEFVALRVNLCSYMNVEKFWMIYFLLILPRLNQHDFELLSTPKIVEARDVLLLKLEEKKDSEAGVCEKQRTASDTNEDGRDGIVRETISSEPSEIVTEFTNAEKVLEVDEISSTTENWLEDKDIDVTSLASSHAKLQHEEDVSFSDLDDDKSYSSDRISGHREAQDRRGSSPDGSSDWVQLHEGSSRGGGWHKAIHSKGKDSEDESNDWLTVDEFN from the exons atgtcTTGGTTGTTCAAGTCCAATCCACCTGATCCTGAAATTCACAGCCACGGCGGAAGCGCCTCCGCCGTCAAGGACGATATCTCCCTTATTTTTCGCGGCGTTGCTAACTTCCTTGCTCCACCGCcgtcttcctcttcctcctcttccgcCGCTGATTCCTCGTCTTCGCCACCGTCGCAGGCTCTCACCGGAATCCGGAACGACCTGGAGGAGATCAGCGGTAGCTTCAAGAACTCTCTATCGCTTCTCTCGTCCAACAGAGCCGTCACGGGGATCTCCAAACTCGCCTCTCAGCTGTTGCAGCTGGAGCCCGACCACAAACAACAAGGTGACGATGGCGGCGACGGCGATGCGGTGCCTGGTACGACGGAGGAGGTTGTTCGTTTCGTCAAGGAAATTTCCACGCGACCTGATTGTTGGACTGAATTCCCCTTGCCATTCCATCACG ATTTCAGCATGTCCAATTCTCAGAGAGAACATGCTTTGGCTATAGAACAGTTGGTGCCTGAATTTGTTGCACTTAGAGTGAACCTCTGCAGTTACATGAATGTGGAAAAGTTTTGGATGatctattttttgttaatactTCCGAGATTAAACCAGCATGATTTTGAGCTCCTATCAACCCCCAAG ATTGTTGAAGCAAGAGATGTCCTATTGCTGAAACTTGAAGAGAAGAAAGATTCGGAGGCTGGAGTGTGTGAAAAACAAAGGACTGCATCAGATACAAATGAAGATGGTAGGGATGGCATTGTAAGAGAGACTATTTCATCTGAGCCAAGTGAGATAGTGACCGAGTTTACAAATGCAGAAAAGGTTTTAGAAGTTGATGAGATCAGTAGTACTACTGAAAACTGGTTGGAAGACAAAGACATCGATGTTACTTCGTTGGCTTCTTCTCATGCAAAACTTCAACATGAAGAAGATGTCTCGTTCAGTGACCTAGACGATGATAAAAGTTATAGCTCTGATAGAATATCAGGGCATAGGGAGGCACAAGATAGAAGGGGTTCATCCCCTGATGGTTCAAGTGACTGGGTTCAGCTGCATGAAGGTTCTTCGAGAGGTGGTGGCTGGCACAAGGCCATTCATTCAAAAGGTAAGGATTCGGAAGATGAATCAAATGATTGGCTCACCGTTGATGAGTTCAATTAG
- the LOC107461881 gene encoding vesicle-associated membrane protein 711-like, translating into MGILYAMVARGEVVLSEFSATPTNANAVAKQILNKINNQQGATITCDSNVSFSHDRYVFHVKRTDGLTVLCMADDAFGRRIPFEFLEDIHQRFVKTYARAILSAPAYAMNDEFSRVLSQQMDYYSTDPNADRLNRLKGEMSQVRTVMINNIEKVLERGGRLEVLVEKTSAMNNNTVRFRRQSRRYQNNLWWSNLRLRVTFIMIFFIVIYIVLAFFCHGPLLMSCWR; encoded by the exons ATGGGGATACTATATGCGATGGTGGCGAGGGGGGAGGTGGTTCTGTCGGAGTTCAGCGCCACTCCCACGAATGCAAATGCCGTAGCCAAGCAGATACTCAACAAGATCAACAATCAacaaggcgccaccatcacttgCGACAGCAACGTCTCTTTCTCCCACGATCGCTATGTCTTTCACGTCAAAAGGACCGACGGCCTCACTGTTCTTTGCATGGCCGACGATGCTTTCGGAA GGAGGATCCCGTTTGAATTTCTTGAAGACATTCATCAGAGATTCGTGAAGACATACGCGAGAGCGATTCTGTCAGCTCCGGCGTATGCCATGAACGATGAATTCTCGAGGGTGTTGAGCCAACAGATGGATTATTACTCCACTGACCCTAACGCTGACAGGTTGAACCGTCTCAAAGGTGAAATGTCTCAG GTTCGAACGGTAATGATTAACAACATTGAGAAAGTGTTGGAGAGAGGTGGGAGATTGGAAGTGTTGGTTGAGAAGACATCAGCAATGAACAACAATACTGTTCGTTTCAGAAGACAATCCCGCCGTTACCAGAATAATCTCTGGTGGAGTAATCTTAGGCTCAG GGTTACATTTATTATGATTTTCTTCATCGTCATTTACATTGTACTGGCGTTTTTCTGCCACGGTCCATTGTTGATGTCATGCTGGAGATAA